One window from the genome of Anaerolineae bacterium encodes:
- a CDS encoding DUF4445 domain-containing protein yields MTTTQRTQVEGKEYEVEFEPAVKVVRLNIPPATLEDLRSDAQRLRDVCRAQCPDLDGRIDFTLLRQLSHVVRQHHWDVKVVLRQTADGHEVIAVLPPAQIPLGLAVDLGTTKVAGYLVNMETGETLQAKGIMNPQISYGEDVMARITYAMEGPEKAETLRLAIVQGIEDLAKDMCKEIGAGIDQIVESVIVGNTAMHHLFLGLPVHQLGTAPYVPAENMALDVKARDIGFHFAPGAYVHLLPNIAGFVGADHVAMLLATGIGEAPEDEVWVGMDIGTNTEIGMSARGRLLTCSTASGPAFEGAHIKYGMRAAPGAIEAVRLEEDGELRVRTIDNQPAVGICGSGILDVIAELFKRGILNRRGAMSEAPRVRPSNDGRGYEYVLVPAEESGIHEDITVSRGDISEIQLAKGAMRAGLDLLLQTAGLTEQDITRFVIAGAFGTYIDLESAITIGMLPAIPRQRFVQVGNAAGIGAKQALLSVKRRQKAVAIAQKAEYIELTTDSRFTSEFSRTIQLGQPDAR; encoded by the coding sequence ATGACCACCACCCAGCGCACCCAGGTGGAGGGCAAGGAATATGAGGTGGAGTTCGAGCCGGCTGTCAAGGTGGTGCGGCTGAACATCCCGCCGGCCACCCTGGAGGACCTGCGCTCCGATGCCCAGCGCCTGCGCGACGTCTGTCGGGCGCAGTGCCCGGACCTGGACGGGCGCATTGATTTCACCCTCCTGCGCCAACTCTCCCATGTGGTGCGCCAGCATCATTGGGATGTGAAGGTGGTGCTCCGCCAGACAGCGGATGGCCATGAGGTCATCGCCGTCCTGCCGCCGGCGCAGATCCCGCTTGGTCTGGCCGTGGACCTGGGTACCACCAAGGTCGCCGGCTATCTGGTGAACATGGAGACCGGCGAGACGCTCCAGGCCAAGGGCATCATGAACCCTCAGATTTCCTACGGTGAGGATGTGATGGCCCGCATCACCTATGCCATGGAAGGGCCGGAGAAAGCGGAGACCCTGCGGCTGGCCATCGTCCAGGGCATCGAGGACCTGGCGAAGGACATGTGCAAGGAGATCGGCGCCGGCATTGACCAGATCGTGGAGTCGGTCATCGTCGGCAACACAGCCATGCATCACCTCTTCCTGGGCCTGCCGGTGCATCAGTTGGGCACCGCGCCCTATGTGCCGGCGGAGAACATGGCGCTCGACGTCAAGGCGCGCGATATCGGCTTCCACTTCGCGCCCGGCGCCTATGTGCATCTTTTGCCCAATATCGCCGGCTTTGTCGGCGCCGACCATGTCGCTATGCTGTTGGCCACGGGCATCGGCGAAGCCCCCGAGGATGAGGTCTGGGTGGGCATGGATATCGGCACGAACACCGAGATCGGCATGTCGGCGCGCGGCCGGCTGTTGACCTGCTCGACCGCTTCCGGGCCGGCGTTCGAGGGCGCACATATCAAGTACGGCATGCGCGCTGCCCCGGGCGCCATCGAGGCGGTGCGCCTGGAAGAGGACGGCGAACTGCGCGTGCGCACCATTGATAACCAGCCGGCGGTGGGCATCTGCGGCTCCGGCATCCTGGACGTCATCGCCGAGCTGTTCAAGCGCGGCATCCTGAACCGCCGCGGCGCCATGTCCGAGGCGCCGCGCGTGCGCCCGTCCAACGACGGCCGCGGGTATGAGTATGTGCTGGTGCCGGCGGAGGAGAGCGGCATTCACGAGGATATCACGGTCTCGCGGGGAGATATCAGTGAGATTCAACTTGCCAAAGGGGCCATGCGCGCCGGCCTGGACCTGCTCCTGCAAACCGCCGGCCTGACCGAGCAGGACATCACGCGCTTTGTCATCGCCGGCGCCTTTGGCACCTACATTGACCTGGAGAGCGCCATCACCATCGGCATGCTGCCGGCCATCCCGCGCCAGCGCTTCGTGCAGGTGGGCAATGCCGCCGGCATCGGCGCCAAGCAGGCGCTCCTGTCGGTGAAGCGCCGGCAGAAGGCCGTTGCCATCGCCCAGAAGGCGGAATACATCGAGCTGACCACCGACTCCCGCTTCACGAGCGAGTTCTCCCGCACCATTCAGCTCGGCCAGCCGGACGCGCGCTGA
- the radC gene encoding DNA repair protein RadC, whose amino-acid sequence MPPTERPRERLAQYGERSLSTAELLAIILRVGAPGVSAVDLAMHLLRKYRGLTGLAQAGFHELCGENGLSLAKVAQLKAALELGRRLQVESPLERPQILSPADAANLLMPEMQTLEQECLKVLLMDTKHRVLDMPTVYRGSLNASMVRVGELFREAIRANCAAILIAHNHPSGDPTPSREDIALTRQVVEAGKLLDIEVLDHLIIGRPHYVSLRERGEPFFVT is encoded by the coding sequence ATGCCCCCGACGGAACGCCCCCGTGAACGCCTGGCCCAGTACGGCGAGCGCTCCCTCTCCACAGCCGAACTGCTGGCCATCATCCTGCGGGTCGGCGCGCCGGGGGTCAGCGCGGTAGACCTGGCCATGCACCTGCTCCGGAAATATCGGGGTCTGACGGGGCTTGCGCAGGCCGGCTTCCATGAGTTGTGCGGGGAGAACGGTCTCAGCCTGGCCAAGGTTGCCCAGCTCAAGGCGGCGCTGGAGCTGGGCCGGCGTCTGCAGGTCGAATCCCCGCTGGAGCGCCCGCAAATCCTCTCGCCGGCGGATGCCGCCAACCTCCTCATGCCCGAAATGCAAACCCTGGAACAGGAATGCCTGAAGGTCTTGCTGATGGACACCAAGCACCGCGTGCTGGATATGCCCACGGTGTATCGGGGCTCCCTCAACGCCAGCATGGTGCGGGTGGGGGAGCTGTTCCGCGAGGCCATCCGGGCCAACTGTGCCGCCATCCTCATCGCCCATAATCATCCCTCTGGCGATCCCACGCCGTCGCGCGAGGACATCGCGCTGACGCGTCAGGTGGTGGAGGCCGGCAAGCTCCTCGACATCGAGGTGCTGGACCATCTCATCATTGGCCGGCCCCATTACGTCAGCCTGCGCGAGCGCGGGGAGCCCTTCTTCGTCACATGA